A section of the Festucalex cinctus isolate MCC-2025b chromosome 7, RoL_Fcin_1.0, whole genome shotgun sequence genome encodes:
- the rspo1 gene encoding R-spondin-1 isoform X2, whose product MQLGLVALAMIFLSSMGDSDLAKPFKSRRQRRVSSEGLPSCPKGCERCSEYNGCIKCKAKLFIYFVRSNISQVGVCLASCPTGYFGMRIQGGNNRCFQCERDCDACFHHKFCMKCKEGLYLNSGKCSVSCPPHLHPANDTMECVECELSEWSQWSSCAKRNKTCGFKKGTQSRVRLPLRGVRLAGPSQTCATQTDRRKCSVTKTPCSREKTTNGGARGGGGSGVRRRKGQSRTTVVPKVATSSVT is encoded by the exons ATGCAGCTGGGACTGGTGGCACTGGCGATGATCTTCCTCAGTTCCATGGGTGACAGCGATCTTGCCAAACCTTTCAAGAGCAGAAGGCAGAGACGGG TGAGCAGCGAGGGCCTGCCATCTTGCCCCAAAGGCTGCGAGCGCTGCTCCGAGTACAACGGCTGCATCAAATGCAAGGCCAAGCTCTTCATCTACTTTGTGCGGAGCAACATCAGTCAAGTGGGCGTGTGCCTGGCCTCCTGCCCCACAGGATACTTTGGCATGAGGATACAGGGAGGCAACAACAGATGTTTCC AATGTGAACGAGACTGCGACGCGTGTTTCCACCACAAGTTTTGCATGAAATGCAAGGAGGGCTTGTATTTGAACAGTGGAAAATGTTCCGTCAGCTGCCCGCCACACTTGCACCCCGCCAACGACACCATGGAGTGTGTGG AGTGCGAGCTGTCCGAGTGGAGCCAGTGGAGTTCGTGCGCGAAGCGAAACAAGACATGTGGCTTCAAAAAGGGGACACAGTCGAGGGTCCGACTACCGCTGCGGGGGGTTCGGCTTGCGGGACCCTCTCAGACGTGCGCGACGCAGACCGATAGGAGGAAATGCAGCGTTACCAAGACGCCTTGCTCGAGAG agAAGACGACCAATGGGGGAGCTCGAGGAGGCGGCGGCAGTGGCGTGAGGAGGCGGAAAGGCCAAAGCAGGACCACCGTCGTTCCCAAGGTGGCAACCAGCTCCGTAACTTAA
- the rspo1 gene encoding R-spondin-1 isoform X1 has protein sequence MQLGLVALAMIFLSSMGDSDLAKPFKSRRQRRVSSEGLPSCPKGCERCSEYNGCIKCKAKLFIYFVRSNISQVGVCLASCPTGYFGMRIQGGNNRCFQCERDCDACFHHKFCMKCKEGLYLNSGKCSVSCPPHLHPANDTMECVECELSEWSQWSSCAKRNKTCGFKKGTQSRVRLPLRGVRLAGPSQTCATQTDRRKCSVTKTPCSRGEQKTTNGGARGGGGSGVRRRKGQSRTTVVPKVATSSVT, from the exons ATGCAGCTGGGACTGGTGGCACTGGCGATGATCTTCCTCAGTTCCATGGGTGACAGCGATCTTGCCAAACCTTTCAAGAGCAGAAGGCAGAGACGGG TGAGCAGCGAGGGCCTGCCATCTTGCCCCAAAGGCTGCGAGCGCTGCTCCGAGTACAACGGCTGCATCAAATGCAAGGCCAAGCTCTTCATCTACTTTGTGCGGAGCAACATCAGTCAAGTGGGCGTGTGCCTGGCCTCCTGCCCCACAGGATACTTTGGCATGAGGATACAGGGAGGCAACAACAGATGTTTCC AATGTGAACGAGACTGCGACGCGTGTTTCCACCACAAGTTTTGCATGAAATGCAAGGAGGGCTTGTATTTGAACAGTGGAAAATGTTCCGTCAGCTGCCCGCCACACTTGCACCCCGCCAACGACACCATGGAGTGTGTGG AGTGCGAGCTGTCCGAGTGGAGCCAGTGGAGTTCGTGCGCGAAGCGAAACAAGACATGTGGCTTCAAAAAGGGGACACAGTCGAGGGTCCGACTACCGCTGCGGGGGGTTCGGCTTGCGGGACCCTCTCAGACGTGCGCGACGCAGACCGATAGGAGGAAATGCAGCGTTACCAAGACGCCTTGCTCGAGAGGTGAAC agAAGACGACCAATGGGGGAGCTCGAGGAGGCGGCGGCAGTGGCGTGAGGAGGCGGAAAGGCCAAAGCAGGACCACCGTCGTTCCCAAGGTGGCAACCAGCTCCGTAACTTAA
- the fhl3a gene encoding four and a half LIM domains protein 3 → MADRFDCDNCKESLYGRKYIQSDDSPYCIPCYDSLFSNTCDECKELIGHDARELFYEDRHYHEHCFRCFRCDRSLADEPFTNQEDALLCNDCYCNEFSSKCVACDKIVMPGSRKLEYAGSTWHEGCFVCHACEQPIGSKSFIPEKDEHYCVACYEDKFAPRCTRCKKTLAKGGVTYRDEPWHKECFVCSGCKTQLAGQHFTSRDDSPYCLKCFGSLYAKKCEACSKPITGFGGGKYISFEERQWHQPCFTCTQCSVSLVGAGFFPDGERILCRDCHNGL, encoded by the exons ATGGCCGACCGCTTCGACTGCGACAACTGCAAGGAGTCCCTGTACGGCCGCAAGTACATCCAATCGGACGACAGCCCTTACTGCATCCCGTGCTACGACAGCCTCTTCTCCAACACGTGCGACGAGTGCAAGGAGCTGATCGGCCATGACGCCCGG GAGCTCTTCTACGAGGACCGGCATTACCACGAGCACTGCTTCCGCTGTTTCCGCTGCGACCGCTCGCTGGCGGACGAGCCCTTCACCAACCAGGAGGACGCGCTGCTCTGCAACGACTGCTACTGTAACGAGTTCTCCTCCAAGTGCGTAGCCTGCGACAAGATCGTCATGCCAG GTTCCAGAAAGCTGGAGTATGCAGGTTCCACGTGGCACGAAGGCTGCTTTGTCTGCCACGCCTGCGAGCAGCCCATCGGCTCCAAATCGTTCATCCCCGAGAAGGACGAACACTACTGCGTGGCGTGTTACGAGGACAAGTTTGCGCCACGCTGCACGCGCTGTAAAAAG ACCTTGGCCAAAGGTGGCGTGACCTATCGGGATGAGCCGTGGCACAAGGAGTGTTTCGTGTGCAGCGGCTGTAAAACGCAGCTGGCCGGCCAGCACTTCACCTCGCGCGACGACAGCCCGTACTGCCTCAAGTGCTTCGGAAGCCTCTACGCCAAAAAGTGCGAGGCCTGCAGTAAACCCATCACAG GTTTCGGCGGAGGCAAGTACATCTCGTTCGAGGAGCGCCAGTGGCACCAGCCGTGCTTTACGTGCACACAGTGCTCCGTGTCGCTAGTGGGCGCTGGCTTCTTCCCCGACGGCGAGCGCATCCTGTGCCGTGACTGCCACAACGGCCTATAA